AAGTTCAGAAAATCTCATTAACATGGCCAAACATGTGGGGAATCTGGGATACCGAGTGTGGGAGAAGATGACGGACATCTTTCTTTACTGTGAGTGAAACTCTAAGCGTTTGTCTTCCCTGAGACAGCATGATAAAGTGCAGTCAGAAGATCATCAtatgcttttctgctctgtCCAGATCCGATCCTCCTGGATGTGAACACTGCTCCTGAGGACTTTTTCATATCAGATGACCTGGGAAGCGTAGGGAAGTCATTACACATGCATCCGAACCCTATTCCATTTCAGGAGACCAGTTTGGTGCTGGGATCTGAGGGATACAGTGACGGCTACCATTGCTGGAACATTGAGGTGGGAGACAGTAAGCACTGGACTCTCGGTGTGTGTCGACACTCAGCAAACGTGAAGTCGGTGGAACCTTTGACTGCCGAAACGGGCTTTTGGGGTCTGAGTAGAAAAGGGGAATCCTACATGCTCCTGACTTCATGCCAATACTCGTTCCGTATACGCAGGAAGCCAAGAACAGTGCAGGTCCAACTGGGCTGGTGGTATACCATCGGCAGTGTGAGCATAAGTCGGATGGTGAAATTTGTGGATGTCAGTGATGGATCTGTGATTGCATGTTATACTGGAATTCCTGACGGTGTGCAGTTGTTTCCATTCCTGATCCCAAAAGAGCGTCTTTCTCATCTACGCATCATTCCTGCTAATCCAGCCCTGGTCTTAGAGCACACGTTTgtacagagacaaaaaaatcagattgctgatttcatattatatttgtttatcatTGGCTTGATCATTTGGTTGTGGTTGtgtggagtgagagagtgagtgagtgagtgagtgagagggagggagtgtgagtgagtgagtgagtgagtgagtgagtgagtgagtgagtgagtgagtgagtgagtgagtgagagtgagtgtgagtgagagagagagagagggagtgagtgagtgagtgagtgagtgagtgagtgagtgagtgagtgagtgagtgagagggagtgtgagtgagtgagtgagtgagtgagtgagtgagtgagtgagtgagtgagtgagagggagtgtgagtgagtgagtgagtgagagagagagagagagagagagagagagagagagagagagagagagagtgagtgagtgagtgagtgagtgagtgagagggagtgtgagtgagtgagtgagtgagtgagtgagagagagtgtgagtgagtgagtgagtgagtgagagggagagagagagagagagagtgagtgagtgagtgagtgagtgagagagaaagagtgagtgtgtgtgtgtgtgtgtgagagagagagagagagagagagagagagagagagagtgagtgattgagttagagagagagagagtatgagagtgtgagagtataTTATATCCTACAATAATGTAGTACAGTACAATATTATTACTAAGTGAAAAGAAATTCCTTGAATTAGTTGATCAGATAAATTACCCAACAACATTAGCAATAAAACAgcacagaatgtgtgtgtgtgtgtgtgtacgtgtgcgtgtgtgtgtgcgtgtgtgtacgtgtgcgtgtatgtgtgtgcgtgtgtgtgtgtgtatgtgcgtgtgtttgcgtgtgtgtgtacgtgtgcgtgtgtgcgtgtgtgtacgtgtgcatgtgtgtgtatgtgtgtgtgtgtgtgtgtgtacgtgtgcgtatgtgtgtgtgtgtgtgtgtgtacttgtgcgtgtgt
This genomic window from Tachysurus fulvidraco isolate hzauxx_2018 chromosome 18, HZAU_PFXX_2.0, whole genome shotgun sequence contains:
- the LOC113647192 gene encoding zinc-binding protein A33-like isoform X2, coding for MASSLEDDLSCSVCCELYKDPQLIHCGHTFCRQCLKKHWTVNTARSCPLCRRVCAQEPVANLALRNTSESYQREKEKERKEQESNSEVRCSQHGEKVQFFCKTDNEVICSKCRKERHTSHRVQLLTNAVRQHKVRIKAALQTSEKALRSRKNGTCQTSQFIKYIQEEETRMTALKKEVERKRGKVEEKIEREILLLSDRVREVEEEMETEDATFMQNYNFILQRAQYTILDSELSSENLINMAKHVGNLGYRVWEKMTDIFLYYPILLDVNTAPEDFFISDDLGSVGKSLHMHPNPIPFQETSLVLGSEGYSDGYHCWNIEVGDSKHWTLGVCRHSANVKSVEPLTAETGFWGLSRKGESYMLLTSCQYSFRIRRKPRTVQVQLGWWYTIGSVSISRMVKFVDVSDGSVIACYTGIPDGVQLFPFLIPKERLSHLRIIPANPALVLEHTFVQRQKNQIADFILYLFIIGLIIWLWLCGVRE